One region of gamma proteobacterium HIMB55 genomic DNA includes:
- a CDS encoding lactoylglutathione lyase-like lyase yields MFSHIMLGASDIEASKKFYDAALGALGYGPGVMDPKGRVFYITDTGIFALSTPIDGNPATAANGGTIGFASPSVEASEAWHAAGLANGGTDCEDPPGVRDGDMGPIHLAYLRDPSGNKICTLLRV; encoded by the coding sequence ATGTTTAGTCATATCATGCTGGGCGCCTCGGACATCGAAGCCTCCAAAAAGTTCTACGACGCTGCACTCGGTGCTCTTGGTTATGGACCTGGAGTTATGGATCCAAAGGGTCGTGTTTTTTACATAACCGACACTGGCATCTTTGCACTCTCAACGCCAATCGACGGCAATCCTGCGACCGCCGCTAACGGCGGCACTATCGGTTTTGCTTCACCCAGCGTCGAAGCCTCAGAAGCCTGGCATGCTGCCGGTTTGGCCAACGGCGGCACAGATTGTGAGGATCCACCCGGCGTACGCGATGGTGATATGGGCCCTATCCACCTGGCCTACCTCCGAGACCCATCGGGCAATAAGATTTGCACACTGCTAAGAGTCTAA
- a CDS encoding Zn-dependent oxidoreductase, NADPH:quinone reductase (PFAM: Alcohol dehydrogenase GroES-like domain; Zinc-binding dehydrogenase): MRALVCHALSDDFSGVSVSHLPLPEPAPGEVRLRIKAASLNFPDLLLCQGKYQLKLDPPFTPGMDTSGEIDAIGEGVSGFDLGDAVVAGMRFGGLSEYVCVPVEGLRKKPTHMSFAEAASYQVAYLTAYVALVRRGNLQAGETLLVHGASGGVGMAAVDIGKLLGATVIATGGRDEKFEQVTAQGADHVINTEGGFREEIKALTHGRGADVIYDPVGGDVFDESIRCINFDGRLLVIGFTSGRIASVPSNMPLIKGFSVVGVRAGEYGRKFPEKGEENLNTIWQWAEEGRTRPYIHGELPLSETLEGFRMLENREVIGKLVIRPDC, translated from the coding sequence ATGCGAGCTCTTGTGTGCCACGCCCTCTCCGATGATTTTTCGGGTGTATCAGTGAGTCATTTACCCCTACCTGAGCCCGCCCCGGGAGAAGTAAGACTCCGCATAAAGGCGGCTAGTCTCAATTTTCCTGATCTTCTACTGTGCCAAGGAAAGTACCAATTGAAACTCGATCCACCGTTCACGCCGGGGATGGATACCTCAGGTGAAATAGATGCAATCGGTGAAGGTGTTTCCGGGTTTGATCTTGGAGATGCTGTCGTTGCGGGTATGCGCTTTGGTGGGTTGTCTGAGTATGTCTGTGTTCCGGTTGAAGGGCTCCGTAAAAAGCCCACTCATATGAGTTTCGCGGAAGCGGCCTCATATCAGGTGGCTTACCTAACCGCATATGTCGCGTTGGTGCGAAGAGGTAACCTACAAGCGGGAGAAACGCTGCTAGTACACGGAGCCAGCGGTGGTGTGGGTATGGCTGCGGTTGATATCGGCAAGCTTTTGGGTGCGACCGTTATTGCGACCGGGGGACGTGACGAGAAGTTCGAGCAGGTCACAGCGCAGGGAGCAGACCACGTCATCAATACCGAGGGCGGGTTTCGTGAAGAGATAAAGGCACTTACCCACGGTAGAGGGGCTGACGTTATTTATGATCCTGTTGGGGGTGATGTTTTTGATGAAAGTATTCGCTGTATCAATTTTGACGGTCGACTTCTCGTCATTGGTTTTACCAGCGGTCGGATCGCCTCAGTGCCCTCAAACATGCCCCTCATAAAGGGTTTCTCGGTCGTAGGGGTGCGCGCGGGCGAGTACGGCCGCAAATTCCCCGAAAAGGGCGAGGAAAACCTAAATACCATCTGGCAATGGGCTGAGGAGGGCAGGACACGGCCCTATATTCATGGTGAGCTGCCACTGTCTGAAACGCTTGAGGGCTTTAGAATGTTGGAAAATCGAGAGGTTATTGGGAAGCTGGTAATCCGACCCGATTGTTAA
- a CDS encoding Xaa-Pro aminopeptidase (PFAM: Metallopeptidase family M24; Creatinase/Prolidase N-terminal domain), which yields MSARDTVSPITHEERQQRLSALQNSLPAFKLDAVMITPGASMRYFFGLTWRETERLVCAVVSAQRVVFVCPKFEDTALLAALSTPYDYAWWEEHEDPRHVVSTVLSDGHCQNVGIDPSCSYGQAFALSNATSATLCSAGPILQSLRAQKSATELALMQAAKSLTLDVHVAIFDWIKPGMRMSEVKAEIDRLHRVGGADNGSFFCAVQFGEGTSHPHGVPGDPVLQKGELILIDTGCTIDGYHSDITRTYALDKQGHRVEALWDLEKEAQAAAFDAAQIGRPCGDVDAAARAVLETHGLGPDYQLPGLPHRTGHGIGLEIHEGPYLVRGDDTPLDTGMCFSNEPMIVVPGQYGIRLEDHFYMTDAGAKWFTEPQKSLYQPL from the coding sequence ATGTCAGCGAGAGACACCGTTAGCCCGATCACCCACGAAGAGCGTCAGCAGCGACTGAGCGCTCTGCAAAATAGCTTGCCTGCTTTTAAGCTAGACGCTGTGATGATTACGCCTGGCGCTAGTATGCGCTACTTCTTCGGGCTTACCTGGCGCGAGACGGAAAGGCTCGTTTGTGCCGTTGTCTCAGCACAGCGCGTGGTGTTCGTCTGTCCAAAATTCGAAGACACAGCGCTTCTCGCAGCGCTTTCTACACCGTACGACTATGCCTGGTGGGAAGAGCACGAAGATCCTCGGCATGTGGTCTCAACGGTTCTCTCCGACGGTCACTGCCAAAACGTGGGGATTGATCCAAGTTGCTCATATGGTCAGGCGTTTGCGCTAAGCAATGCCACATCGGCGACGCTTTGCTCAGCGGGCCCCATTTTACAGAGCTTGCGCGCGCAAAAGTCCGCAACCGAGCTCGCTCTAATGCAAGCTGCAAAGTCCCTCACATTAGACGTGCATGTGGCGATCTTTGACTGGATTAAACCCGGTATGCGAATGAGCGAGGTGAAAGCTGAAATCGATCGCTTGCACCGCGTAGGCGGGGCAGACAACGGAAGCTTCTTCTGCGCCGTTCAGTTTGGCGAAGGCACCTCGCACCCGCATGGTGTGCCGGGAGACCCAGTGCTTCAAAAAGGAGAACTCATACTCATCGACACCGGCTGCACGATCGACGGTTATCACTCAGATATCACGCGAACCTACGCGCTCGACAAACAAGGCCACCGTGTTGAAGCGCTGTGGGATTTAGAGAAAGAGGCGCAAGCCGCTGCCTTTGATGCTGCGCAGATTGGCCGGCCCTGCGGCGATGTCGACGCAGCGGCTCGTGCAGTCCTAGAAACACACGGACTAGGCCCCGATTACCAATTGCCGGGCCTTCCTCATCGAACGGGCCACGGTATTGGGCTCGAAATTCATGAGGGCCCTTATCTTGTGAGAGGTGACGACACACCACTGGACACGGGCATGTGTTTTTCAAATGAGCCCATGATTGTTGTTCCCGGGCAGTACGGCATTCGCCTAGAAGATCACTTCTACATGACGGACGCAGGCGCTAAATGGTTTACGGAGCCACAAAAAAGTTTGTATCAACCACTTTGA
- a CDS encoding putative NADPH-quinone reductase (modulator of drug activity B) (PFAM: Flavodoxin-like fold): MKHILLIDAHPDDARFSSALLAAYKKGAEEAGFKLSTLTIRDLHFELNLKYGYAKRVELEPDLLVAIDTLKACDHMVWFHPVWWGGLPALVKGFIDRTFLPSIMFDYNPEKLGGMGWDGYLEGKTGRIVATMDTPSILYRLLYSAPSVNQLRKTTLEFCGVKPVKVTQFAPVKDSKPETRERWVEKVYQLGLQGG, encoded by the coding sequence ATGAAACACATTTTGCTAATCGATGCGCACCCGGACGACGCTCGTTTTTCGTCAGCGCTTTTGGCCGCTTACAAGAAAGGCGCAGAGGAGGCAGGATTCAAACTCTCGACGCTGACAATTCGTGATCTGCACTTTGAGCTGAACTTAAAGTATGGATATGCAAAACGCGTTGAGCTCGAGCCTGATCTATTAGTAGCGATCGACACGTTGAAAGCCTGCGATCACATGGTTTGGTTCCATCCCGTCTGGTGGGGTGGGTTACCGGCACTTGTGAAGGGTTTTATCGATCGGACCTTCCTTCCGTCAATCATGTTTGATTACAACCCCGAAAAGCTTGGGGGTATGGGCTGGGATGGTTATTTAGAGGGAAAGACTGGACGGATTGTCGCCACTATGGATACACCATCGATTCTCTATCGATTGTTATATAGCGCGCCGAGCGTGAATCAGCTGAGAAAGACAACACTTGAGTTCTGCGGCGTTAAGCCCGTTAAGGTGACTCAGTTTGCTCCGGTAAAAGACTCCAAACCAGAGACGCGTGAACGCTGGGTTGAGAAGGTATACCAGTTGGGTCTTCAAGGTGGGTGA
- a CDS encoding amidase, Asp-tRNAAsn/Glu-tRNAGln amidotransferase A subunit (PFAM: Amidase), translated as MKRRDFVKSTAIAGASALSPLTTTVAVASWTEEKLPMNDQITALSATQLSGAIRNRDVSCKEVMMAFLERIHRYNPTYNAIVSLANDDTLLRQAEAADKALSKGEYWGWMHGMPHAVKDLADVRGFISSSGSPLFAKTVATKDSLPIERIRNAGAIFIGKTNTPEFGLGSQTYNTVFGTTRNAYNPELCAGGSSGGAAVGLAAQLLPVADGSDMMGSLRNPAAFNNVIGFRPTKGRVPGADEDAKLFFNQLATDGPMGRNVTDTIQLLTTMAGYDTREPLSLRDTLPNAETFTATPFNNEMRIGWLGDYGGYLPTEPGLLTLCRDALDQLEHRGVVVENCTPDFEPARLWETWLTLRHFAFVDSQALLKNPSITSQLKPEFQWEIEGSLGMTAARVVAADTARSDWYRALMKLFENYDFLVLPTAQVFPFSADTHWPSEINGKAMDTYHRWMEVVIAGTLAGLPVVNLPVGFDSRGRPMGIQVMGPSGADKAVLEFALAYESATSFLAQRPTLVANTETI; from the coding sequence ATGAAGCGTAGAGACTTTGTTAAAAGCACGGCAATAGCCGGTGCATCGGCGCTCTCACCTCTCACCACAACAGTGGCTGTCGCCAGTTGGACTGAAGAGAAACTTCCTATGAATGATCAGATTACCGCGCTGAGCGCGACTCAACTGTCGGGCGCGATTCGGAACCGAGATGTATCCTGCAAAGAGGTCATGATGGCTTTTTTAGAGCGCATTCATCGGTACAACCCAACCTACAACGCGATCGTCAGCTTAGCGAATGACGATACGCTTTTGAGGCAAGCAGAGGCTGCTGATAAGGCTTTAAGTAAGGGCGAGTATTGGGGCTGGATGCACGGCATGCCACACGCAGTAAAGGACCTTGCCGATGTTCGCGGATTCATCTCATCATCAGGCTCGCCACTCTTTGCTAAGACCGTCGCGACCAAAGACAGCCTCCCCATTGAACGGATTAGAAATGCGGGTGCAATCTTCATAGGCAAAACCAACACACCGGAATTTGGTCTTGGTTCGCAGACCTATAACACTGTCTTCGGCACTACCCGCAACGCCTACAACCCCGAGCTTTGTGCCGGTGGCAGTAGTGGCGGTGCAGCAGTTGGACTCGCCGCTCAATTGCTACCCGTGGCGGACGGCAGTGACATGATGGGGTCGCTAAGAAACCCTGCGGCGTTTAATAACGTTATCGGTTTCAGACCTACCAAAGGCCGCGTGCCCGGTGCCGATGAAGATGCCAAACTCTTCTTTAACCAGTTGGCAACCGACGGCCCTATGGGCCGCAACGTGACAGACACCATCCAACTGCTTACGACAATGGCTGGCTACGACACACGCGAACCCCTATCGCTGCGGGATACACTCCCTAACGCTGAGACTTTTACCGCGACCCCTTTCAACAATGAAATGCGTATCGGATGGCTGGGCGATTATGGCGGCTATCTGCCAACCGAGCCCGGTCTCCTAACGCTCTGCCGTGACGCACTCGATCAGCTTGAACATCGAGGTGTTGTGGTTGAGAACTGCACACCCGACTTTGAGCCCGCTCGACTGTGGGAGACATGGCTAACGTTGCGGCACTTCGCCTTCGTTGATTCGCAGGCATTACTTAAAAATCCGTCCATAACATCCCAGCTTAAACCTGAATTTCAATGGGAAATCGAGGGCAGTCTGGGAATGACGGCTGCACGTGTCGTGGCCGCAGACACGGCGCGATCTGATTGGTACCGCGCGCTTATGAAACTGTTCGAGAACTATGATTTTTTGGTGCTCCCCACTGCGCAAGTATTTCCTTTCTCAGCCGATACGCATTGGCCCTCTGAGATTAATGGCAAAGCGATGGATACTTACCATCGCTGGATGGAAGTCGTAATAGCAGGAACGCTCGCGGGACTGCCCGTCGTCAACCTACCCGTGGGCTTTGATTCGAGAGGACGGCCCATGGGCATTCAAGTTATGGGTCCCTCTGGCGCGGACAAAGCGGTACTCGAATTTGCGCTTGCCTACGAATCGGCCACTTCGTTTTTAGCACAGAGGCCAACGCTAGTAGCAAACACTGAGACGATTTAG
- a CDS encoding putative methylated DNA-protein cysteine methyltransferase (PFAM: 6-O-methylguanine DNA methyltransferase, DNA binding domain), protein MWGASALQSNNEADAKARVLLTVSQIPRGRVSSFGRIAEAAGFPRKARWVGRILSQLPSDTEIPWHRVLGHSGHITCPRKDLAQSRLESEGVEVQQFKVSMKRHAWPD, encoded by the coding sequence GTGTGGGGCGCGTCCGCATTGCAAAGTAACAATGAGGCCGACGCAAAAGCACGTGTTTTACTGACCGTAAGCCAGATCCCCAGGGGTAGAGTCTCTTCGTTTGGGCGAATTGCTGAGGCTGCGGGCTTTCCCAGAAAGGCGCGGTGGGTTGGCAGAATTCTCAGCCAGCTGCCGAGTGATACGGAGATACCGTGGCATCGCGTACTTGGTCACAGTGGGCATATAACCTGCCCCCGAAAAGACCTCGCACAGTCTCGTCTGGAAAGCGAGGGTGTCGAAGTTCAGCAATTCAAAGTGAGTATGAAGCGGCATGCCTGGCCGGACTAA
- a CDS encoding streptogramin lyase, giving the protein MGEQSFGQTNDLPFDYDVAVDVKQTCSACHGLRYLDRAQGYDTSAEWSHLINSMVALPAARLGAISDYLASQYPHKPEKAPRLIDGHIDIVIDEWVTPTLGQRTRDPIEALDGAIWWTGMWASLVGHLDPETGAMKEYPLPSSARPHSIVPDEKGFIWYTGNSNGTIGRLNPADGSIKEFPTKARDPHTAVFHPNGKLYFTSQHSNMLGCLDPESSEVIEIETRRKPYGIKVGAGGDLFIAFNGTNAIGRMDADSLEVSYYPVPDERTRIRRLDIDSKGDVWFVNSSLGKIGKLAIETGEITQWDSPSGERSHPYSMTVIDDVVWYNESGMRPDALVRFDPRTETFQSWAMPSGIGIIRHTWKTRDGDLLIHQSSSNRVGRVRIAK; this is encoded by the coding sequence GTGGGCGAGCAGAGCTTTGGTCAAACAAACGACCTACCCTTCGATTATGACGTCGCGGTTGATGTCAAACAGACCTGTTCTGCGTGCCATGGATTGCGCTACCTTGACCGAGCACAAGGCTACGACACAAGCGCCGAGTGGTCGCACCTTATCAACAGCATGGTCGCGTTACCGGCTGCTCGGCTGGGTGCAATTAGTGACTACCTCGCGAGCCAATATCCACACAAGCCCGAGAAAGCGCCACGGCTAATTGATGGCCACATAGACATTGTCATCGATGAATGGGTGACACCGACACTCGGCCAGCGAACGCGGGACCCCATTGAAGCTCTAGACGGCGCTATTTGGTGGACAGGCATGTGGGCCTCTCTCGTTGGTCACCTTGATCCGGAAACTGGTGCGATGAAGGAATACCCGCTGCCAAGCTCCGCACGTCCGCACTCGATCGTGCCTGACGAAAAAGGGTTTATTTGGTACACCGGGAACAGTAACGGAACCATTGGCCGACTAAATCCTGCTGACGGGAGTATTAAAGAATTCCCAACTAAAGCACGAGATCCGCATACCGCAGTCTTCCACCCCAATGGCAAACTTTATTTCACCAGCCAGCACTCAAATATGCTCGGTTGCCTCGACCCTGAATCAAGTGAGGTCATTGAAATAGAGACGCGTCGCAAACCCTACGGCATCAAAGTGGGCGCCGGAGGTGATCTATTTATCGCCTTTAACGGCACGAATGCGATTGGCCGGATGGATGCTGATAGCTTGGAGGTTTCTTACTATCCGGTTCCCGATGAGCGCACGCGCATCCGCAGACTCGATATCGATAGCAAAGGCGACGTTTGGTTCGTGAATTCCTCGCTCGGAAAAATCGGCAAGTTAGCGATCGAGACGGGCGAGATTACTCAGTGGGACTCACCGAGTGGAGAGCGTTCACACCCCTACTCGATGACGGTGATCGATGACGTGGTTTGGTACAACGAGAGCGGCATGCGACCTGACGCTTTGGTGCGCTTTGACCCACGAACTGAGACGTTTCAAAGCTGGGCCATGCCATCGGGTATTGGCATCATTCGGCATACCTGGAAGACGCGCGATGGCGATCTTTTAATTCATCAGAGCAGTTCCAATCGTGTGGGGCGCGTCCGCATTGCAAAGTAA
- a CDS encoding anaerobic dehydrogenase, typically selenocysteine-containing (PFAM: Molybdopterin oxidoreductase; Molydopterin dinucleotide binding domain; Molybdopterin oxidoreductase Fe4S4 domain), with the protein MTIASTKTHHRVCHLCEAMCGLVIKTEGDKVVDIRGDKADPLSRGHVCPKAVALQDIHEDPDRLRKPLKRIRSAPGVYKHVEIEWDEALDLAANALADTIEKHGVNAIGAYFGNPSAHNYGMMTHQRNLFRNIRTRNRFSATSVDQLPHHLVSMWMYGHMLLMPIPDIDRTDYFLMLGANPLASNGSIWTVPDVRKRIKDLTARGGKLVVVDPRRTETAELASEHHFIKPGTDAALLLALIHVIFRDDLVSLGALADFTDGLDEVRNAVLSLTPQWASNITGVAASDIEAIATDMATAKAGICYGRMGVSTQAYGTLCQWAIQVINVITGNLDKPGGSLFTRPAMDQVMNSSRGGFARFTSRGRGLPEFNYELPAAALADEIRTPGEGQIKLMFTGAGNPVLSTPNGRAVDEAFEELDFMISLDPALNETTRHADVILPPTSPLEHDNYDFAFHNLAIRNTARYTPAVFDKPEGALHDWEIFAELGDRLADRLGLEPMPRVPPHKVVDAALQAGPYGRDSEWNLSIEKLKEYPSGIDFGPLEPSCPERLQTADKRIPLAIPEALADITRLLSDVTINEGSYRLIGRRNVRDNNSWMHNHQRLVKGKSRCNLLMHPDDVAREGWSEGMQVTIKSRVGEITAELSSSTEVMPGVISLPHGYGHGLQGTRSEVANTHAGVSCNDVTDEQFLDQLSGNAAINGVPVELSV; encoded by the coding sequence GTGACGATTGCATCGACTAAAACTCATCACCGTGTCTGTCATCTCTGCGAGGCCATGTGTGGACTCGTCATCAAAACAGAAGGCGACAAAGTTGTTGATATTCGAGGAGACAAAGCAGACCCCTTAAGCCGCGGGCATGTCTGCCCCAAGGCGGTGGCATTACAGGATATCCACGAAGATCCGGACCGCTTGAGAAAGCCCTTGAAGCGTATTCGGTCTGCCCCAGGTGTTTACAAGCACGTGGAAATTGAGTGGGACGAAGCGCTGGATCTCGCAGCCAATGCGCTGGCCGACACCATTGAAAAGCATGGTGTCAACGCAATCGGCGCCTACTTTGGTAACCCATCGGCCCACAACTACGGGATGATGACCCACCAGCGAAACCTCTTCCGCAATATCCGCACGCGCAATCGTTTCTCAGCGACGTCCGTAGACCAACTACCGCATCACCTTGTGTCGATGTGGATGTACGGACACATGTTGCTCATGCCCATCCCAGATATCGACCGCACGGATTACTTTTTGATGCTTGGCGCCAACCCACTTGCATCAAACGGCAGCATTTGGACAGTGCCTGATGTCAGAAAGCGAATCAAAGATCTGACGGCTCGCGGTGGGAAATTAGTGGTGGTCGATCCGAGAAGAACCGAGACCGCTGAGCTTGCGAGTGAGCACCACTTCATCAAGCCCGGGACTGACGCGGCGCTGCTACTTGCGCTCATTCACGTGATCTTCCGCGATGATTTAGTATCACTGGGCGCCTTAGCAGACTTCACTGACGGACTCGATGAGGTTCGAAATGCTGTTCTGTCTCTTACCCCCCAGTGGGCTTCAAACATCACGGGTGTTGCGGCATCTGACATCGAAGCAATTGCCACGGATATGGCAACGGCTAAAGCAGGTATTTGCTACGGGCGTATGGGCGTCAGCACACAGGCTTACGGCACCCTTTGCCAGTGGGCTATTCAGGTTATCAATGTGATTACGGGCAACCTCGATAAACCGGGCGGTAGTTTATTCACTCGACCCGCAATGGATCAGGTTATGAACAGTAGCCGTGGCGGCTTTGCACGATTTACCAGCCGCGGGCGCGGACTGCCCGAGTTTAACTATGAACTTCCCGCTGCGGCGCTGGCTGATGAGATTCGGACACCTGGTGAAGGTCAAATTAAGTTGATGTTTACCGGTGCAGGTAATCCCGTGCTGTCCACACCGAATGGCCGTGCAGTCGATGAAGCTTTCGAAGAGCTCGATTTCATGATCTCGCTCGATCCGGCGCTCAACGAAACAACGCGTCATGCCGATGTTATCTTGCCGCCAACCTCACCGTTAGAGCACGATAATTACGATTTTGCTTTTCACAATCTAGCCATTAGAAACACGGCTCGCTACACCCCTGCAGTCTTCGACAAGCCCGAAGGTGCGCTTCACGACTGGGAGATTTTCGCAGAGTTAGGAGATCGACTGGCAGACCGACTAGGCCTAGAGCCTATGCCCCGAGTACCACCCCACAAAGTGGTCGACGCGGCCCTTCAAGCAGGCCCCTACGGACGAGACTCGGAGTGGAATCTGAGCATCGAAAAACTGAAGGAATATCCATCCGGTATCGACTTTGGTCCGCTGGAGCCCTCTTGCCCTGAGCGGCTCCAGACAGCCGACAAGCGCATTCCACTGGCGATTCCAGAAGCGTTAGCGGATATCACTCGCCTACTGTCGGATGTGACGATAAATGAGGGTAGCTATCGATTGATTGGCCGTCGCAACGTGCGTGACAACAATTCGTGGATGCACAACCACCAGCGATTGGTGAAAGGAAAATCGAGGTGCAATCTACTTATGCACCCGGACGATGTGGCAAGAGAGGGATGGTCGGAAGGCATGCAAGTGACGATTAAGAGTCGCGTTGGTGAGATCACCGCAGAGCTATCATCCTCAACCGAAGTCATGCCCGGAGTAATCAGTTTGCCACATGGTTATGGCCACGGATTGCAGGGCACGCGCTCAGAAGTCGCGAACACACATGCGGGCGTGAGCTGTAACGACGTGACTGACGAGCAGTTCCTCGATCAGCTCTCGGGGAACGCAGCTATCAATGGGGTGCCGGTAGAGCTTTCTGTATAA
- a CDS encoding phosphoribosylglycinamide formyltransferase 2 (PFAM: ATP-grasp domain~TIGRFAM: phosphoribosylglycinamide formyltransferase 2), with the protein MVNIGTPFSSTATRVLFCGSGELGKEVVIELQRLGVEVIACDRYENAPAMQVADRSHTFSMLDGDELRRVVETEKPDLIVPEIEAIATDTLVELESEGFRVIPSARAAQLTMNREGIRRLAAEELGLATSPYAFASDRAAFDAAISDIGIPCVVKPIMSSSGKGQSLVRSEADIDHAWDYAQAGGRAGAGKVIVEGFVDFDYEITLLTIQHAGGVSFCEPIGHRQEDGDYQESWQPQPMSSLALSRSRDIAEQVTEALGGYGLFGVELFIKGDDVYFSEVSPRPHDTGMVTLISQDLSEFALHARAILGLPIPNIAFHGPSASSVILVEGESRETRFGNLSAALSAPDTSVKLFGKPEVAGKRRMGVGLARGVSVEEARAKANAVSHAVDVLL; encoded by the coding sequence ATGGTCAATATAGGAACCCCTTTTTCATCAACAGCTACCCGTGTTTTATTTTGTGGCTCCGGAGAGCTGGGAAAGGAAGTTGTCATCGAACTCCAGCGACTTGGTGTTGAGGTCATTGCCTGCGATCGCTACGAGAATGCGCCGGCGATGCAGGTAGCCGATCGATCCCACACCTTTTCCATGCTCGACGGCGATGAGCTGCGACGAGTGGTTGAGACTGAGAAGCCCGACTTAATTGTCCCTGAGATAGAGGCTATTGCTACTGATACTCTGGTCGAGCTTGAGTCAGAAGGCTTCAGAGTCATTCCTAGCGCACGCGCCGCGCAGCTCACTATGAATCGAGAGGGTATACGCCGATTGGCGGCTGAGGAACTGGGCTTAGCGACTTCCCCCTATGCCTTTGCGTCAGACAGAGCGGCTTTTGACGCAGCGATTTCAGATATCGGGATCCCCTGTGTGGTTAAACCGATTATGAGCTCCTCAGGCAAGGGCCAAAGTCTTGTTCGGTCCGAGGCAGATATTGATCACGCATGGGACTACGCGCAAGCAGGTGGCAGGGCGGGTGCAGGTAAGGTGATTGTTGAAGGCTTTGTGGATTTCGACTACGAAATTACGCTTCTTACTATTCAGCACGCGGGCGGTGTTAGCTTCTGTGAGCCGATCGGTCACCGCCAAGAAGACGGGGATTATCAGGAGAGTTGGCAGCCTCAGCCCATGTCCAGTCTCGCGTTATCGCGTTCGCGAGACATTGCTGAGCAGGTCACCGAGGCGCTTGGTGGTTATGGGTTATTTGGTGTGGAGCTCTTCATCAAAGGCGACGACGTTTACTTTAGTGAGGTATCGCCACGCCCTCACGACACGGGCATGGTGACGCTTATATCGCAGGATCTTTCGGAATTTGCACTGCATGCCCGAGCGATTTTGGGGCTACCTATTCCTAATATAGCGTTCCATGGCCCTTCTGCTTCAAGCGTCATTTTGGTCGAGGGAGAATCAAGGGAAACGCGCTTTGGCAATTTAAGTGCTGCACTGTCTGCGCCTGATACTTCGGTAAAGCTATTCGGTAAGCCCGAGGTCGCTGGCAAGCGGCGCATGGGTGTGGGGCTTGCGCGAGGCGTCTCCGTGGAGGAAGCGCGCGCGAAGGCCAATGCTGTCTCTCACGCTGTGGACGTGTTGCTCTAA